A window from Chitinophaga filiformis encodes these proteins:
- a CDS encoding FadR/GntR family transcriptional regulator codes for MAKAIKLADQVIYTLQKDISLGKYKPGELIPPEPVLMEQFGVGRSTIREAIKTLSNAGILKVQQGAGTFVCDPKTTTEPLDQRLRRAAMQEVNQVRQLLEVEIVQLAVQHRQQEDLDTMQALLEERWQAIAADDYDACADADIRFHRAVATASHNSVLADLYQTFTNVIMDGFRQREKPHVSQFERTHDLHVQLAAAIAQQQSGKAIETVKAILENNF; via the coding sequence ATGGCAAAAGCAATCAAACTGGCCGATCAGGTCATATATACACTACAAAAAGACATCTCACTGGGAAAATACAAACCCGGGGAGCTCATCCCACCAGAGCCGGTACTGATGGAACAGTTCGGCGTAGGAAGGTCCACTATCCGGGAGGCGATTAAGACGCTCTCTAACGCCGGCATATTGAAAGTGCAACAGGGCGCAGGTACCTTTGTCTGTGACCCAAAAACAACTACGGAACCGCTGGACCAAAGGCTCAGGCGAGCCGCGATGCAGGAAGTGAACCAGGTCCGTCAGCTGCTGGAAGTCGAAATAGTACAGCTGGCCGTGCAACACCGGCAACAGGAGGACCTCGACACCATGCAGGCGCTGCTGGAAGAAAGATGGCAGGCGATTGCAGCGGACGATTATGACGCCTGCGCAGACGCTGATATACGCTTCCACAGAGCCGTGGCTACAGCCTCGCATAATAGCGTATTGGCCGACCTCTATCAGACCTTCACAAATGTGATCATGGACGGCTTCCGGCAAAGAGAAAAACCGCACGTATCACAGTTTGAGCGCACGCACGACCTGCACGTACAGCTCGCCGCCGCCATCGCGCAACAGCAATCCGGCAAGGCCATTGAAACAGTAAAGGCTATTCTTGAAAATAATTTCTAA
- a CDS encoding sulfite exporter TauE/SafE family protein has translation MSILVFTLILLVGAFMAGMLGSLTGLGGGVVLIPLLTLVFHVDIRYAVGASLVASIANSSGAAAAYIKEGITNVRIGMFLEIATTTGAIVGAVLAVYTPTHLVAILFGFVLLFSAAMTLRKKHEHGDSNSNSKLARIMRLNSSYPVNGEEVPYKVSGVAGGYALMTVAGVVSGLLGIGSGALKVLAMDGVMRIPFKVSTTTSNFMIGVTAAASAVIYLQRGYIDPGIAMPVVLGVLAGAFGGSKLLMKLNTRKLRILFCVVISALALEMIYNGFTGKL, from the coding sequence ATGTCTATTCTGGTATTTACATTAATCCTCCTGGTCGGCGCCTTTATGGCCGGCATGCTGGGGTCTCTCACAGGTTTGGGAGGAGGCGTTGTATTGATTCCCCTGCTTACACTCGTCTTTCATGTCGACATCCGTTATGCCGTAGGCGCCTCGCTGGTGGCATCCATTGCCAACTCCTCAGGCGCCGCGGCTGCATATATTAAGGAAGGCATTACCAATGTCCGCATAGGAATGTTCCTGGAAATAGCCACCACCACCGGCGCCATTGTCGGCGCTGTACTGGCGGTATATACTCCCACACACCTCGTGGCGATCCTCTTTGGTTTTGTACTGCTGTTCTCCGCCGCTATGACGTTGAGAAAGAAACACGAGCATGGCGACAGCAACAGTAACAGTAAGTTAGCCCGCATCATGCGGCTTAACAGTTCCTACCCGGTAAATGGCGAAGAGGTTCCCTATAAAGTGAGTGGCGTGGCGGGCGGCTATGCCCTCATGACAGTGGCTGGCGTGGTATCTGGCCTGCTGGGTATTGGTTCCGGCGCGCTCAAGGTGCTGGCAATGGATGGCGTTATGCGCATTCCCTTCAAGGTATCTACTACTACCAGCAATTTTATGATCGGCGTAACTGCCGCTGCAAGTGCGGTGATCTATCTGCAACGCGGATATATCGATCCGGGGATAGCAATGCCCGTGGTACTGGGCGTACTTGCAGGCGCATTCGGCGGCTCGAAATTGTTGATGAAACTGAATACGCGCAAACTCAGGATCCTCTTTTGTGTTGTGATCAGCGCACTGGCATTGGAAATGATCTATAACGGTTTTACAGGGAAATTATAA
- a CDS encoding DUF1634 domain-containing protein codes for MKKLFSKSFWQERDVEMFIGQQLRWGVITSSIIAFIGGIIYLINHGAAMPSYTQFTGAPEYVRHLPGIFQGVLQLDGRAIIQLGVVVLLATPITRIAFSVLAFAMEKDRLYVVITLIVLSVITFSIFSGLGG; via the coding sequence ATGAAAAAGTTATTCTCGAAATCATTCTGGCAGGAAAGAGACGTTGAAATGTTCATAGGTCAGCAACTACGCTGGGGTGTGATCACTTCCAGTATCATCGCCTTCATCGGAGGCATTATCTACCTGATCAATCATGGCGCCGCTATGCCCTCCTATACACAGTTCACCGGTGCACCGGAATATGTACGGCACTTACCAGGCATCTTCCAGGGCGTATTACAATTGGACGGCAGGGCCATCATCCAGCTGGGCGTTGTAGTGCTGCTGGCTACTCCCATCACCCGTATTGCCTTTTCCGTACTGGCTTTTGCCATGGAAAAGGATAGGTTGTACGTGGTGATCACACTGATCGTCCTGAGCGTTATTACATTCAGCATCTTCAGCGGACTGGGAGGCTGA
- a CDS encoding ABC transporter ATP-binding protein: MNYNLNNTDRTGQESTSGKRLLKLLAYIKTEHKDLMKAFFIMMVSQSLTLTAPFVIGYTIDHYVQSKQFSGILLCSGILLGMYLVNFGFSYWQSRMMGGVGQRMLYNLRNAVFVKLQELPIAFFNQNKTGDLISRINNDTDKMNQFFSQSLVQFASGIMSMTGAGIFLLCINVKLGVATLLPGFMLLVFTRLISPLVKRRNAANMKSTGGLSAEIQESLSNFKVIIAFNRRDYFRKRFDQANQQSYRTAVSAGLFNNIFTPVFAFCSQMAMLAILVYGIYLISIGEFTVGLLISYLSYANHFYNPIRQLAALWTNFQTAMAGWDRISQILELESDLKVIPAGPAKENAPLISFSNVYFRYPGSKDILHDVSFNMEKGKTYALVGPTGGGKTTTASLIARLYDPTAGEVLLNGRDIRSYTPEERAQKIGFILQEPFLFSGTIQENIVYGNARYAGYTTAQLEEVIAEAGLDTLLGRFEEGLATKIVSGNDGISLGQKQLIAFMRAVLRDPDLLVLDEATANIDTVTEQQLEAVLQKLPAHTTRVIIAHRLNTIENADEIFFVNNGEIARAGSFSHAMNMLLHHERSS, from the coding sequence ATGAATTACAACCTGAATAATACAGATAGAACAGGACAGGAAAGCACTTCAGGTAAACGTCTCCTGAAATTACTGGCCTATATCAAAACGGAGCACAAAGACCTGATGAAGGCATTCTTCATCATGATGGTCAGCCAGTCATTGACGCTGACAGCGCCTTTTGTGATCGGTTATACGATCGATCATTATGTGCAGTCAAAGCAATTCTCCGGCATCCTCCTGTGTTCGGGCATTCTGCTGGGTATGTACCTGGTGAACTTTGGGTTTTCCTATTGGCAGAGCAGGATGATGGGCGGAGTGGGCCAGCGTATGTTGTACAATCTCCGGAACGCCGTGTTTGTGAAGCTGCAGGAGTTGCCTATAGCCTTCTTCAACCAGAATAAAACAGGAGATCTCATCTCTCGCATCAACAATGATACGGATAAGATGAACCAGTTCTTCTCACAGTCGCTCGTACAGTTTGCCAGTGGCATTATGTCGATGACGGGGGCTGGTATCTTCCTCTTATGCATCAACGTCAAACTGGGCGTAGCTACATTGTTGCCGGGATTCATGTTGCTCGTTTTTACCCGCCTGATATCGCCGCTGGTAAAGCGCAGAAATGCGGCGAATATGAAAAGTACCGGCGGACTGAGTGCGGAGATACAGGAGAGCCTGAGCAATTTTAAAGTGATCATCGCATTCAATCGCCGTGACTATTTCCGCAAACGTTTTGATCAGGCCAACCAGCAGAGCTACCGTACGGCGGTATCAGCAGGCTTGTTCAATAATATTTTTACACCCGTCTTTGCCTTCTGTTCGCAGATGGCTATGCTGGCGATCCTGGTGTATGGTATCTACCTGATATCCATAGGTGAGTTTACGGTAGGATTGCTGATCAGTTATCTGTCTTACGCTAACCATTTTTATAACCCTATCCGTCAGCTGGCGGCCCTGTGGACCAACTTCCAGACGGCGATGGCAGGATGGGACAGGATCTCGCAGATCCTGGAGCTTGAATCTGACCTGAAGGTGATACCGGCAGGTCCAGCGAAGGAGAATGCCCCGCTGATCAGTTTCAGCAATGTGTATTTCCGTTATCCGGGCAGCAAGGATATCCTGCATGATGTCAGCTTCAACATGGAAAAGGGTAAAACCTATGCCCTGGTAGGACCTACCGGCGGAGGGAAGACAACGACGGCTTCGCTGATAGCGCGGCTCTATGATCCTACAGCGGGAGAGGTATTGCTGAACGGCCGTGATATTCGTTCCTATACGCCGGAAGAGCGGGCGCAGAAGATCGGTTTTATTTTACAGGAGCCATTCCTTTTCTCCGGCACCATCCAGGAAAATATCGTGTACGGGAATGCGCGATATGCTGGTTATACTACCGCCCAGCTGGAAGAAGTCATTGCTGAGGCGGGACTGGATACCCTGCTGGGAAGATTTGAGGAAGGGCTGGCAACAAAGATCGTTTCTGGTAATGATGGCATCAGCCTGGGACAGAAGCAGCTCATCGCCTTTATGAGGGCAGTGCTCCGGGATCCGGACCTGCTGGTGCTGGACGAGGCTACAGCCAATATAGATACTGTGACGGAACAACAGCTGGAGGCGGTATTGCAAAAGCTGCCGGCTCATACCACCCGTGTGATCATAGCACACAGGCTGAACACGATTGAGAATGCGGATGAGATCTTCTTTGTGAACAACGGAGAGATTGCCCGTGCGGGATCCTTTAGTCATGCCATGAACATGTTGTTGCATCACGAGCGCAGCTCGTGA
- a CDS encoding ABC transporter ATP-binding protein, protein MKKTNTPVATTGKGKSGLMSLLRPYRGQLFLLILMALCSNGLSLVLPALTAKGIDAYSKGTLVVRELVTEFIAAAAAIFVFTYLQSIIQTYMAEKVGRRLRTSLAERISRQDYSYIQRVNPSKLLTNLTGDVDSIKVFISQAIISIASSAFMIIGCCVLLLSRDWKLGLVILSIIPFIAIAFWRVLKKVRSMFRISREVVDKLNKTINESITGAALIRVVNAQQLEYDRFIAPNGESKTLGIAIVRMFAGLVPVISFLAGMSILATLLLGGHFVIEGEMSLGDIAAFNSYIALLIFPIIVIGFMSNLIAQASASFQRISEVLYAPEVQDKGTVKKQLEGDVMVENIVLSMDGKPVLKDVSFSVKAGTRTAIIGPTAAGKTQLLNVIVGLLKPESGRVCYDNTDLEEYDKAALLQQVGLVFQDSIVFNMSLRENIAFNETVSEATMQQAIATAELKEFIAGLPEGLDTVVSERGASLSGGQKQRIMLARALAIHPRILLLDDFTARVDANTEQRILENVQENYPHLTLISVTQKIASVEHFDQIILLMDGEVIAAGTHPELMQTCPEYVQIFNSQRSTSNYELQPE, encoded by the coding sequence ATGAAGAAGACAAATACGCCTGTTGCCACGACAGGGAAAGGAAAATCAGGATTGATGTCTTTGCTGCGCCCTTACAGAGGACAATTATTCTTACTGATCCTGATGGCTTTATGTAGTAATGGACTGAGCCTGGTCCTGCCTGCGCTGACTGCCAAGGGCATCGATGCCTATTCGAAAGGAACACTGGTGGTAAGGGAACTGGTCACCGAGTTCATTGCCGCCGCTGCTGCTATCTTTGTTTTTACGTACCTGCAAAGTATTATCCAGACCTACATGGCAGAAAAGGTAGGACGCCGCTTGCGGACTTCCCTCGCTGAGAGGATCTCCCGGCAGGACTATTCGTATATACAGCGGGTGAACCCTTCGAAGCTGCTGACGAACCTTACGGGCGATGTAGACAGCATTAAGGTCTTCATATCCCAGGCTATTATTTCCATCGCCTCTTCTGCCTTTATGATCATCGGGTGCTGTGTGTTGCTGCTGAGCAGGGACTGGAAGCTGGGGCTGGTCATACTCTCTATCATCCCTTTTATTGCGATCGCTTTCTGGCGGGTGCTGAAAAAAGTGCGGTCAATGTTCCGGATCAGCAGAGAGGTGGTAGATAAGTTGAATAAGACGATCAATGAGAGTATTACCGGTGCTGCCCTGATCAGGGTGGTCAATGCGCAGCAACTGGAATACGACCGTTTTATTGCACCCAACGGTGAATCTAAGACCCTCGGTATTGCGATTGTCCGCATGTTTGCAGGCCTGGTGCCGGTTATCAGCTTCCTGGCGGGAATGTCGATACTGGCAACGCTGCTGCTGGGAGGACACTTTGTAATAGAAGGGGAGATGTCGCTGGGTGACATTGCCGCATTCAACAGCTACATTGCCCTGCTGATCTTCCCGATCATCGTGATCGGTTTTATGAGCAACCTGATCGCACAGGCATCTGCTTCCTTCCAGCGCATCAGCGAGGTATTGTATGCGCCGGAAGTACAGGACAAAGGGACGGTAAAGAAGCAACTGGAGGGAGATGTGATGGTAGAGAACATTGTGTTGTCCATGGACGGCAAGCCGGTGCTGAAAGATGTCTCTTTCTCAGTGAAAGCGGGTACACGTACCGCTATAATCGGTCCGACTGCAGCGGGCAAAACACAGCTGCTGAACGTGATCGTCGGCTTGCTGAAACCTGAGAGCGGGCGTGTATGCTACGATAATACCGACCTTGAAGAATATGATAAAGCGGCCCTGTTACAACAGGTGGGCCTGGTATTCCAGGACAGCATCGTGTTCAATATGAGCCTGCGGGAGAATATAGCCTTCAACGAGACCGTAAGCGAGGCTACTATGCAGCAGGCAATTGCCACAGCAGAGCTGAAAGAGTTTATAGCAGGATTGCCTGAAGGCCTGGACACGGTGGTGTCTGAGCGGGGCGCCAGTCTTTCCGGCGGGCAGAAGCAACGTATCATGCTGGCGAGGGCACTGGCTATTCATCCGCGCATCCTGTTGCTGGACGATTTTACTGCAAGAGTGGATGCCAATACTGAACAAAGGATACTGGAGAACGTCCAGGAAAATTATCCGCACCTGACATTGATTTCCGTTACACAAAAAATAGCATCTGTAGAACATTTTGACCAGATCATTCTCCTGATGGATGGGGAAGTAATAGCTGCCGGCACCCATCCTGAGCTGATGCAGACATGTCCTGAATACGTACAGATCTTTAATTCCCAACGTAGTACCAGCAATTATGAATTACAACCTGAATAA
- a CDS encoding DUF6597 domain-containing transcriptional factor codes for MIRIETYIPRNLTHLVKNCWYLEVPAQLPQPYQEDILPDGHHEIIFHLYPHVAQRKFSDTEWIEEPAAFIAGQTLTSYTLQLMPGARLYGIRFYPHTLSAFLKMPVPDPPTGITPLSDILPAGNFMACITAHPHTTFRRFEKLLTGMISSLQHSSGAYDYVHAAVREIMLHKGNVSVDQLLHRTGVSAKYLDALFKKQVGLTPKAVSNIIRFNHFVAWQKAHPDENYTAGSYETGYYDQSHLIRTFRQYTQQSPKAYFNSDTWINNVFVNI; via the coding sequence ATGATCCGGATCGAAACCTATATTCCGCGCAACCTGACCCATCTGGTTAAAAACTGCTGGTACCTGGAAGTCCCTGCACAGCTCCCGCAGCCCTACCAGGAAGATATTTTGCCAGACGGGCATCACGAGATCATCTTCCACCTGTATCCGCATGTCGCCCAAAGAAAATTCAGTGATACGGAATGGATCGAAGAGCCCGCCGCTTTTATTGCCGGACAAACACTCACCAGTTACACCCTGCAGCTTATGCCCGGAGCGCGTTTATACGGTATTCGTTTCTATCCCCACACATTATCCGCCTTTCTGAAAATGCCGGTCCCGGACCCTCCTACAGGTATCACACCTTTGAGCGATATTCTTCCCGCCGGCAATTTTATGGCTTGCATCACAGCACATCCGCACACTACCTTCCGACGTTTCGAGAAACTGCTCACCGGCATGATCAGCAGCCTGCAGCATTCCTCCGGCGCTTATGATTATGTGCATGCCGCTGTACGCGAAATAATGCTGCACAAAGGAAATGTGTCTGTAGATCAGCTCCTGCACCGCACCGGTGTATCAGCAAAATATCTTGATGCCCTGTTCAAAAAACAAGTGGGATTAACCCCGAAAGCCGTCAGCAATATCATCCGCTTCAATCACTTTGTAGCCTGGCAAAAGGCTCACCCCGATGAGAATTACACTGCCGGCAGCTACGAAACCGGCTATTATGATCAGTCCCACCTGATCCGCACATTCCGGCAATACACCCAACAATCGCCCAAAGCCTATTTCAATAGTGATACCTGGATCAATAACGTTTTTGTCAATATCTGA
- a CDS encoding SDR family oxidoreductase — protein sequence MKKTVFITGTSDGLGKLSAKYFAGQGWNVAATMRTPENETDLTQYPNIRVFRLDVTSVDQVQAAVRDAIAAFGKIDVVVNNAGVGSYGALEAAYESVIDWQYNTNVRGPINVIRGFLPHFRENKGGMFINISSFMGVTTAVPVGSLYNMSKFALEGLTEGLYYELKPLNIELRLVEQGGSSGNNFKDRIVWNKHPEIRDYDDITNKVKSMMANVDPALLDDPQTIVDVIYDLATGKSRQFRTLVGAQGKQLMDMRNSMPIENYLETIAGFYK from the coding sequence ATGAAGAAGACAGTATTTATTACAGGTACCAGCGATGGCTTAGGTAAATTGAGCGCGAAGTATTTTGCGGGACAGGGATGGAATGTAGCGGCTACAATGCGTACGCCAGAAAATGAAACAGACCTGACGCAATATCCGAATATCCGCGTTTTCAGGTTGGACGTGACCAGCGTTGATCAGGTGCAGGCAGCTGTGAGAGATGCGATTGCTGCATTTGGAAAGATAGACGTGGTAGTGAATAATGCGGGAGTAGGAAGCTATGGTGCGCTTGAGGCGGCATATGAATCCGTGATAGACTGGCAATACAATACGAATGTGCGCGGTCCTATAAATGTCATCCGCGGTTTCCTGCCTCACTTCCGGGAAAACAAAGGAGGAATGTTCATCAACATTAGTTCTTTTATGGGAGTTACAACGGCCGTGCCGGTAGGGTCGCTGTATAATATGTCCAAATTTGCGCTGGAAGGCCTGACAGAAGGGCTTTATTATGAACTGAAACCCCTGAATATTGAGCTGCGGCTGGTGGAGCAGGGGGGATCCAGCGGGAATAATTTCAAAGACCGTATTGTATGGAATAAACATCCTGAGATCCGTGATTATGATGACATCACTAACAAGGTAAAGTCAATGATGGCCAATGTAGATCCTGCATTGCTGGATGATCCGCAAACAATCGTGGATGTGATCTATGACCTGGCCACAGGTAAGAGCCGGCAGTTCAGGACATTGGTAGGTGCGCAGGGGAAACAGCTGATGGACATGCGTAATTCCATGCCGATTGAGAACTACCTGGAGACAATAGCGGGGTTTTATAAATGA
- a CDS encoding TetR/AcrR family transcriptional regulator, with protein sequence MARTKRFNEEEMLNNAMLFFWHKGYNGTSPQEILDELKLSRSSLYDTYGDKRSLFISALKRYRDTVTAEVINFLEAAENIPEALKTLFQRTKAQCFVGEDKRGCFMVNSKVELAPHDEEVAAIVKENREALENAFTAAIKRGQDKGQLSKDNPPRSLARFIMNNLWGLSVHSKSGADKKVYDDIIRITMSVIK encoded by the coding sequence ATGGCAAGGACAAAAAGATTCAACGAGGAAGAAATGCTAAACAATGCCATGCTGTTTTTCTGGCATAAGGGATACAATGGCACTTCACCGCAGGAAATATTGGATGAGCTGAAACTGAGCCGTTCCAGTTTGTATGACACGTATGGCGATAAAAGGAGCCTGTTTATAAGCGCCCTCAAGCGTTACAGAGACACTGTCACAGCAGAGGTCATTAATTTCCTGGAGGCAGCAGAGAATATTCCTGAGGCGCTGAAGACGTTGTTTCAGCGCACAAAAGCCCAATGTTTTGTAGGAGAAGATAAAAGAGGCTGTTTTATGGTTAATTCCAAAGTAGAACTTGCGCCTCACGATGAAGAAGTGGCTGCTATCGTAAAAGAGAACAGGGAGGCACTGGAAAACGCCTTCACCGCAGCTATAAAAAGGGGACAGGACAAGGGGCAGCTTTCAAAGGACAATCCTCCCCGCTCCCTTGCAAGATTTATCATGAATAATCTCTGGGGGCTAAGTGTGCATTCTAAATCCGGCGCCGACAAGAAGGTATATGATGACATCATCCGGATAACAATGTCCGTTATAAAATGA
- a CDS encoding SDR family NAD(P)-dependent oxidoreductase, with protein MSDKRVWFVTGASKGLGLSLVKQLLATGQLVAATSRKKADLINAVGIESEQFLPLETDLTNEASVAAAVDKTVATFDRIDVVVNNAGYGIGGSIEELSDEETRESFDVNVFGTLNVIRKAMPYLRAQRSGHIINISSIAGIAPATGWAVYGAAKHAVIGLSEVLAEDVKEFGIKVTVVAPGAFRTSFLTEESLVIAREPIPEYTAIRNSHAKYKGMDGAQIGSPEKAANALIAIVNEQKPPVYLLLGSDAYARGLAKLELLKNAFKEQEALTVSTDF; from the coding sequence ATGAGCGACAAAAGAGTATGGTTTGTAACAGGTGCATCGAAAGGACTGGGGCTTAGTCTGGTGAAGCAATTACTGGCAACGGGTCAGCTGGTAGCTGCTACTTCCAGGAAAAAAGCAGATCTGATCAATGCAGTAGGTATTGAGTCTGAACAATTTCTTCCCTTAGAGACAGATTTGACGAACGAAGCAAGCGTTGCAGCGGCTGTAGATAAAACAGTGGCCACGTTTGACAGGATCGATGTGGTTGTAAATAACGCTGGTTATGGTATTGGCGGAAGTATTGAAGAGCTGAGCGATGAAGAAACGAGAGAAAGTTTTGATGTGAATGTTTTCGGTACGCTCAATGTGATCCGTAAAGCAATGCCCTACCTGCGGGCACAACGCTCAGGGCATATCATTAACATCTCATCTATTGCGGGCATTGCGCCGGCTACCGGATGGGCAGTGTATGGTGCGGCGAAGCATGCTGTAATAGGGTTATCCGAGGTGTTGGCAGAAGATGTGAAGGAGTTTGGTATTAAGGTAACGGTAGTGGCGCCGGGAGCGTTCCGGACCAGTTTCCTCACGGAAGAATCGCTGGTGATTGCCAGGGAGCCGATTCCGGAGTATACAGCGATCCGGAATTCTCATGCGAAGTATAAGGGTATGGATGGGGCGCAGATCGGCAGTCCGGAGAAAGCGGCGAATGCATTGATTGCGATTGTGAATGAGCAGAAGCCACCAGTGTATCTGCTATTGGGTTCAGATGCATATGCCAGGGGATTGGCGAAGCTGGAGTTGTTGAAGAACGCGTTTAAGGAGCAGGAGGCGTTGACAGTGTCGACAGATTTTTAA
- a CDS encoding helix-turn-helix domain-containing protein — protein MATTQTLEEFYQQKFNWLPENLQQDIGHFNVFRLEDSLAGVHGAAPFKYSRRDFYKINLVRGKTLYHYADKSIELDGTALMFFNPHVPYTFEPLSEERTGFFCIFKEGFFTERMRGNINELPMFAPGGKPSYLLNKEQDDHISQIFTKMLDEIGSDYKYKYDLLMNYVTEIVHYALKMTPMDTLYRHPDAKSRITSVFTELLERQFPIESTSQRFTLRSAKDFADQLSVHVNHLNRAIKETTGKTTTEHIAERLVGEAKALLKHTDWNISEISYCLGFEEPAHFNNFFKKQTKVTPSSFRTV, from the coding sequence ATGGCAACAACACAAACACTGGAGGAGTTCTATCAACAGAAATTTAACTGGCTACCGGAAAATCTTCAGCAGGATATCGGGCATTTCAATGTATTCAGGCTGGAAGACAGCCTGGCGGGAGTGCACGGTGCTGCTCCTTTTAAATATAGTCGCCGGGACTTTTACAAGATCAACCTGGTACGGGGAAAGACCCTGTATCACTATGCTGACAAAAGTATTGAACTTGACGGTACTGCATTAATGTTCTTCAATCCTCATGTACCTTACACCTTCGAGCCACTGTCGGAGGAGAGGACGGGATTTTTCTGCATCTTCAAAGAGGGGTTTTTCACGGAGCGGATGAGAGGGAATATCAACGAGCTGCCGATGTTCGCCCCGGGAGGCAAGCCTTCCTATCTGCTTAATAAAGAGCAGGATGACCATATAAGCCAGATCTTTACCAAGATGCTAGACGAGATAGGGTCGGACTATAAATATAAGTATGACCTGCTGATGAACTATGTAACGGAAATTGTCCATTACGCTTTGAAGATGACGCCGATGGATACTTTGTACCGGCATCCGGACGCCAAATCCAGGATCACTTCTGTATTTACAGAGCTACTGGAGCGCCAGTTCCCGATAGAGTCCACTTCCCAGCGGTTCACCTTACGCTCGGCCAAGGATTTTGCTGACCAGCTCTCAGTGCATGTGAATCACCTGAACCGCGCTATCAAGGAAACTACAGGTAAGACCACCACAGAACATATCGCCGAGCGACTGGTCGGGGAAGCCAAAGCGCTGCTGAAGCACACTGACTGGAATATCTCCGAAATCAGTTACTGCCTGGGCTTCGAGGAACCAGCTCATTTTAACAACTTTTTCAAGAAACAGACCAAAGTAACCCCTTCTTCCTTCAGGACTGTTTGA